A stretch of Candidatus Nanogingivalaceae bacterium DNA encodes these proteins:
- the uvrB gene encoding excinuclease ABC subunit UvrB, producing MKYREFKLKSKYQPTGDQPQAISQLVEGLKKGEHEQTLLGVTGSGKTFTMANIIQATQKPTLILAHNKTLAAQLYGEFKKFFPENEVHYFVSYFDYYQPEAYIASTDTYIEKDSRINEEIEKLRHAATEALLTRSDTIIVSSVSCIYGIGSPASYMQMALHIKPGMRYNRDKFLRHLKDIQYERNDVDFSRGTFRVRGDTIDIFTAGSDLAVRVEFFGDEIDRLTITNPLTGEILEKPQFFDIFPNSHYATPKEIIDRVIPQIEKEFYARYEYFEKNKKYLEAQRLAQRTKYDLEMLRETGFVKGIENYTRYLTERAPGEQPATLLDYFPDDFLLLVDESHMTLPQVRGMFNGDRARKTVLVDNGFRLPSALDNRPLTFDEFYKHINQAIYVSATPGDFELEHSPKPAQQVIRPTGLLDPEIEVRKIEGQVDDLMEEIQKRISKGQRVLVTTLTKRMAEDLSGFLEENGIKTAYIHSEIDTLERGDILRDLREGTYDVLVGINLLREGLDLPEVSLVAILDADKEGFLRSESALIQTIGRAARHEEGKVIMYADKITRSMKLAIDETNRRREIQKEYNLKNNITPKSVASEISEGLRAIIPQKDKRPKLDLRKIPREEWDNLIQDLTNQMNLASANLLFEEAADLRDQIAEIRKRMVK from the coding sequence ATGAAATATCGTGAGTTTAAATTAAAATCAAAATATCAACCAACTGGTGATCAACCGCAGGCAATTTCACAATTAGTCGAGGGTTTAAAGAAAGGTGAGCATGAACAAACTTTGTTGGGTGTAACTGGTTCGGGTAAAACTTTTACAATGGCAAATATTATTCAAGCCACTCAAAAACCAACTTTAATTCTGGCGCACAATAAAACTCTTGCGGCTCAGCTTTATGGTGAGTTTAAAAAGTTTTTTCCTGAAAATGAAGTTCATTATTTTGTGAGCTATTTTGATTATTATCAGCCCGAAGCTTATATTGCAAGTACGGATACATATATCGAAAAAGATTCGCGAATAAATGAAGAGATTGAAAAACTTCGACACGCCGCAACTGAGGCGTTGTTAACTCGGAGCGATACGATTATTGTTTCGAGTGTTAGCTGTATTTATGGTATCGGTTCGCCAGCAAGCTATATGCAAATGGCGTTGCATATCAAACCCGGAATGCGTTATAATCGAGATAAATTTTTGAGGCATTTGAAAGATATTCAATATGAACGAAACGATGTTGATTTTTCTCGCGGAACTTTTCGAGTTCGTGGCGATACGATAGATATTTTCACTGCGGGATCAGATTTGGCAGTGCGAGTGGAATTTTTTGGTGATGAAATCGATAGGCTAACAATCACCAATCCGCTTACAGGTGAGATTCTTGAAAAACCGCAATTTTTTGATATTTTTCCGAATTCTCACTACGCTACTCCAAAAGAAATTATCGATCGAGTAATTCCACAAATTGAGAAGGAATTTTATGCGAGATATGAATATTTCGAAAAAAATAAAAAATATCTTGAGGCGCAACGATTAGCTCAGCGTACAAAATATGATCTTGAAATGCTTCGAGAAACTGGATTTGTAAAAGGGATTGAAAACTATACGCGATATTTAACTGAGCGCGCACCCGGTGAACAACCCGCAACTTTGCTGGATTATTTTCCGGATGATTTTTTACTTTTAGTTGATGAGTCGCACATGACTTTACCACAAGTTCGAGGGATGTTTAATGGTGACCGAGCGCGTAAAACTGTTTTGGTGGATAATGGTTTTCGCTTACCCTCGGCTCTTGATAACCGACCTTTGACTTTTGATGAATTTTATAAACATATTAATCAGGCGATTTATGTTTCGGCAACCCCTGGCGATTTTGAGCTTGAGCATTCACCAAAACCAGCTCAGCAAGTTATTCGTCCAACGGGACTATTAGACCCTGAAATTGAAGTTCGAAAAATTGAAGGTCAAGTTGACGATTTAATGGAGGAAATTCAAAAACGGATTTCGAAAGGTCAGCGAGTTTTGGTTACAACTCTGACTAAGAGGATGGCTGAAGATTTGAGTGGATTTTTGGAAGAAAACGGGATAAAAACAGCGTATATCCATAGCGAAATTGACACCTTGGAGCGTGGTGATATTTTGCGTGATTTACGCGAAGGAACTTATGATGTTCTCGTTGGAATTAATCTTTTGCGTGAGGGTTTGGATTTGCCAGAGGTTAGTTTGGTTGCAATTTTAGATGCGGATAAAGAAGGTTTCTTGCGTTCAGAAAGTGCATTAATTCAAACGATCGGGCGAGCAGCTAGGCACGAAGAAGGAAAAGTGATTATGTATGCCGATAAAATAACTCGTTCAATGAAGCTTGCGATCGACGAAACGAATCGGCGACGAGAAATCCAAAAAGAATATAATTTAAAAAACAATATTACACCGAAAAGCGTTGCGAGTGAAATTAGCGAAGGTTTGCGCGCAATTATTCCGCAAAAAGATAAAAGACCAAAACTGGACTTAAGAAAAATTCCGCGTGAAGAATGGGATAATTTGATTCAAGATTTAACAAACCAAATGAATCTCGCCAGTGCGAATTTGCTTTTCGAGGAGGCGGCAGATTTGCGAGATCAGATTGCGGAAATTAGAAAGAGAATGGTGAAATAA